The proteins below are encoded in one region of Saccopteryx leptura isolate mSacLep1 chromosome 1, mSacLep1_pri_phased_curated, whole genome shotgun sequence:
- the LOC136388354 gene encoding natural killer cells antigen CD94-like — protein MCDAAGSDGHPRSVVSLTLLLMKAKHSLQSALSFPPHLGTESAYVSTSTCEAQSRGESPAETAQASCVPDQACPPVGKISKPMPWDNTQPSEMNKERVTYAELQLRHPKRQNKRRPTNKGREFTLQIIVIILGIICFFLLLSIIILGYMFFQISSEQKIRDMKDTSKNASSAEVEGHSNPSVSPPCPGKDSNPCQGKWSCCGIDCYYFSREEKTWNGSVKSCKDLGSSLIKIDSKEKQNFIQSKINYNFWVGLNRKGAAHKWLWLDNSPISQKLTFQQTMTDANCGHIKPEAIVTAACSREFNFICEKQFSCLGN, from the exons ATGTGTGATGCTGCTGGAAGTGATGGACATCCAAGGTCAGTGGTTTCACTCACCCTGCTTTTGATGAAGGCGAAGCACAGTTTGCAGTCAGCACTTAGCTTTCCACCACATCTTGGCACTGAGAGT GCATACGTATCAACCAGTACTTGCGAGGCTCAAAGCAGAGGTGAAAGTCCAGCAGAGACAGCACAAGCTAGCTGTGTTCCTGACCAAGCTTGTCCTCCAGTTGGTAAAATCTCAAAGCCTATGCCTTGGGATAATACGCAG CCCTCAGAAATGAATAAGGAGAGAGTGACATATGCGGAGCTACAATTGCGCCATCCAAAGAGGCAGAACAAAAGACGTCCAACTAATAAAGGTAGag AATTCACATTGCAAATCATTGTGATAATCCTGGGAATTATATGCTTTTTTCTCCTGCTGTCAATTATAATCTTAGGATATATGT TTTTTCAGATCTCTTCTGAGCAAAAAATACGAGATATGAAAGACACATCCAAAAATGCTTCCTCAGCAGAAGTTGAAGGTCACTCAAATCCCTCAGTTTCACCACCTTGTCCAG GTAAAGATTCTAACCCATGTCAAGGAAAATGGTCATGTTGTGGAATAGACTGTTACTATTTTTCCAGAGAAGAGAAAACTTGGAACGGGAGTGTGAAGTCATGCAAAGACCTTGGCTCTAGTCTCATTAAGATTgacagcaaagagaagcag aactttattcaatcaaagaTAAACTACAATTTTTGGGTTGGATTGAATAGAAAAGGAGCTGCACATAAATGGCTGTGGCTGGATAACTCCCCGATATCTCAGAAACT GACTTTTCAACAGACTATGACAGATGCAAACTGTGGACACATCAAGCCAGAAGCTATTGTTACTGCTGCTTGTTCAAGAGAGTTTAATTTCATTTGTGAAAAACAATTTTCCTGTCTTGGTAATTAG